The region GCCAGGGAGCCAGCCCCCTGGACCCCGATTCGTGGCCGGGTGGTGAATAGTTACTCAGGATTTATCCAAAATCCTCTCCAGCCGCTGCCGCGCCCTGCTCAACTGCCGGGCCAGCACCTCCTCCCGCGCATCCGTGCGCCCGGCCAATACCCGGCGCTGCCAACGTTCGGGCAGAAATTCGTTCAGCAGGATCAAACACCAGATGAGACCAAAAACAGGTTGCAAACGGTCGAATCTCCGACCAAATCCCCCCGCTCCGCTGGTGTCGTAAATCTTTTTGGCACCCTCTAAAAACTGCCTGGCAAGACTCTCCGGCAAATCCATGCCCGGATGCCAAAGGACATCGGCCACCAGCTTGACCGGATCGTCCCAACCGGCATACTCAAAATCAAGGAAAATGACCTCCCCATCGGCGCGCCGCAAAGCATTGTGCCAACCAAAATCCGAGGGACTCAACGTGCGGGCCGACAGCGGCAGGGGTTGCGCATAGCCCGGAATCTGGCGCGCCAACAACAACACCTGGCGCGAAACCGGGGTAAATTCCTCATCCAAAAACGTTTGCAGAGCCGGTTCGGTTGCCGCGACCTCCCGGCACCGCGCCAAACGATGCCCCAACTGGGAAACCGCAGCCTGAGGCGAAAAACAACTGTCCGACGCTGCCACCAACTGTTGCGCGGCGGGAACATGCCGCCAGACATGCAACCTCTCCAAAAAGTGCAGCATGGCCTCCATCTCTCCGGCGCCCGGCGCCTGGATCATGACCCCATCGATCCAATCATACAGCGCACAACCGTTTTTTGGATCCATGGCCAAGGCAGCGGGAACACCGGTCACCCCCTGCTGATGGAGAAAACGCAGAAACGCAAACTCCTGCCCCAGCCGATCACGGGGATCCTGCTCCTGCCGAGGATAAAATTTCAGGGCATAACTCTTTTGCGCACGCCCCTGAACACGGAACAAACGGTTGTTGCCCCCCCCCGCAACCGGCAAAGCCAGCTCCACCGGCTCCCCCAACAAGGCCGAAGCCAGGCGGATGGCCTCAACAGTTGAACATGTGGTGCATGATGTCATGCCAACTCCGCATGCTGGGCCAGGAGGAGACCTCCGGGAGAGCTCCCACTGGACAATACAAAATCCCCTGGGTGGCGCGAGGAAAATTCGGGTCGGACAATACCTCGGCCAAATCATCGATGAAATGCGTACATCCCCGCTCGGCCAGACGGGTCAGCTTGGCCCCGCGCGTGGAGACAAAATCAATATCCTCCCCACAAAACCCCAAACCGGTATCGGCAAAAAACCCCTGCGCCTCCATCCAATGCCACGCCGCCTGACGCAAATCGGTCCGGTGGGGATCCCGTGCCGCAAAACGGGTCTTGTGACTGATGATGCAGACCGGTACGCCCCGTGAACGGCACAAACGAATGAACCGTTCCGCGCCCTCAGCCAAACGCGCCCGCGCCATGTTGTGGGCATAGACTTCGACTTGCATCTCCTGCCAATGATCCTCCCCCTCGGGACGGGCGCGCAGGGCATCGCGCAAGGCAGGCTTGCCAGGATAGGCATCGGTATCCCTCAGCCACCCACGCACCCTTGCGGCAGCGGCAAACAAATGGTCGTAATCCACCAGGGTGTTGTCAAAATCAATGCCGATGTACATGCCCGATCCTGTTCCATGGTAACCGTTCAGCACCCCTTCCAGAAAAGCCTGGACATGAAAGCCTTGGTCAGGGCTTCGCCCCGAACCCCACCAGGGCGCTGCCCTGGACTAAGCCAGGGAGCCAGCCCCCTGGACCCCGATGCGTGGCCGGGTGGTGAATCGTTGCATAAATCTCAAGTCACATCAAATTGTTATGACATAAACTTGCACCAGCGGGCGCATGTTGGCAAGGTCCGGGCGCATTGTCAAAGACAAAATCCTTGCAATCCACCCCCGATCCATGGACATTGACCCATGTCATCGACATGCAGGCAAAAAACAAGATCCTCTCTGAGAACACCTGGAACCCCATGATCGAAAACAAATTATCCAGAACATTCGACATGTCGTCCAAAAAAATCACCCCGTGGATTGTGTTGACCGTGGGTTTCATGATTTCGTGCAGCGCACCCATATTGGCTTATCACTACATCAACCTGAACAACCGGGAAAATTTTCGTTGGGCATCCATTGAATTGTCGAAGGTGATCCATCATGGCGCCAATGATGAAGCACTTCATCTGCTCAACGATGTGGGCAATATCATCGAATTGGCCACTCCCTTGAATCAGGCTGTATTCAAGAAATTTTGCCAACATTTATCGATGCGGCAAGATGGTCTGCAATTCATAGCCTGGGTTCCACATGTCCGTGACCAGGAGCGGGTGCAATTTGAAACCCAGGCCCGCACAGAGATACCAGGCTTCCTCATCACTTCCTGGGAGGAGAGACACAACAAAATACCCGCTGCAACCAGGACATCCTATTTTCCCCTCCATTACCTGGAGAGCCTTGTGGATGCCGAACTGCTTCCGCAGGGAGTGGATTTGGGAACAAACCTTGACCTGTGGAAGATCATGCAACAGGCCTGGGACAGCGAAAAAGTTCAGGTCAGTGGTAAAATTTTTCTTTACGCACAAAAAAAAGGTTCAGTATCCATATTTTTTATCAAACCTCTCTTTCGACAGGGTCCGTCGGCTGCAACACCAACACATCGCACAACCGAATTGGCTGGTTTTGTCATGGCCGCATACAATATTGGAGGATGGATCGAGCATTTGATCAGCAATCTGATACCAAGAGGCATTCATTTTGAGTTGATCGATGAGACAGCGCCGAGTGATGATCGACTATTATATTTTCACAGATCTCGCCTTTTTCACCACAAAAACATATCATCCCTGGATAATCTTAAAAAAACGGGCAACTTGCCCCATGAAGTCAAAAAACATTTACAAATAACCGACCGCATCTGGTTGTTCAGGGCAGGCATGGATCAAAAGGCCACTCTCATCAACTCGGAAAACGAGATGACGCTGGCCTGGATTCTATTTGGATTCGGTCTCCTCGCAACCTTGATTACGGCACACAATTCCAGAAAAAAAATTCAGTCGGTTATTCACCAAGAACGTTACATGACATATAAAAATGTCATCAACAAAATCCACCTGATCACGTACCAGGAAATCTCACTGGAAGAGCAGTTGGACCTGGCTCTGGGTGAGTTTTTGACCATTCCCTGGCTCTTCAACCAATCCAAGGGTGGCATATTTTTAGTCGATGCAGCCGGCAGCGCACTGCGCCTGGTTGCCCAGCGCGGATTGGGTGCGGTGCTGGCAGATCTTTGCGCCACGGTTCCCTTCGGTCGCTGCCTCTGTGGCCGGGCCATCCAGAAACCAGATAAAATCCTCTTTGTTGCCCACGTCGATGACCAACATGATATCTCCCACCCGGATATGATGCCGCATGGTCATTATGTCGTCCCCCTGCTCTCCGGGGAGGAGCCGCTTGGGGTGTTGACGCTCTACCTGGATGATGGCCATGTGCGGAATGTGGAAGAAGAGAGTCTGCTGCATGGCATCGGCAATGCCCTGGCCGCCCTGATCCAACGCAAGAGGTCTGAAGATGCCATCAGATTGTTGAACCAGGATCTGGAAAGGCGTGTCCTGGAGCGCACAAGTGAGTTGCACAGCTCCCTTGTGGCATTGAAAAGAACCCAGGAGAGAGTGATCCAGTCGGAAAAAATGGCCGCACTGGGAGGATTGGTCGCCGGCGTGGCCCATGAAATCAAAACGCCCGTCGGTTCCAGTTTTACCGTCACAACCTACCTGAACGAGGCCACACAGACCATGTTGCGCGCCTACCAGGCCAACCAGATCAAGCGAACCCAGCTCGGCCAGTTTCTGTCCGATCTGGAAGAGGGGCTGCGCATCATCATCCTGAATCTGCAAAGAGCCGGAGATTTAGTGCAGAGTTTTAAAATGGTCGCCGTTGACCAGGCCAGTCAGGATAAGAGAAAATTCAACGTTCACAACTACATACAAGATATTTTACTGAGTATTGCACCCAAGCTGCGCAAAACCCGGCATGCCATCCATGTGCAATGTCCAGAAACACTGGAGATCCATAACCATCCGGGCGCCCTGTCACAAATTCTGACCAACCTGGTCCACAATTCATTGATCCATGCCTTCGAAAATATCGAAGCGGGAACCATCACCATCACTGTGACAGAGCAGGACGAACAGATCAAACTGACCTATGCCGACAATGGCGAAGGCATGGATGAAGAGTCCGTCAAAAAAGTTTTTGACCCCTTTTTTACCACCAAGCGCGGCCAAGGTGGCAGCGGTCTGGGCATGCATATCGTTTACAATCTGGTCACGCAGACGCTACAGGGTACCATCCAGTGCGTCAGTGCGCCCAACCAAGGGGCGACATTTCACATTCTGTTCCCGGCCCAGGGAGAGAAAACAACCGTTCAGGAGCCCCTCGATAAAGCCATTTGACAGGATCACCGGATCCTTGCTCATCATGTCGACCATCCGTGGACATCGCGCATAGGGGACTCCTCACCCCCACGCCAAAACGGGGGAGGTCAACGACCCTCCCCCGTCTCTTCTCGCCCTCGCAGCCTGTTGCAGCTAATACCGATACCAGGCTGATTTGTAGGGGCCATCCTTGGCAACCCCGATGTACTGCGCCTGCTTGTCGCTGAGTCGGGTCAACCGGGCGCCCAGCTTGTCCAGATGCAACCGGGCCACCCTTTCGTCCAGATGCTTGGGCAGAACGTGAACACCAACCGGATATTTGCCCGGATGGGTCCACAGTTCAATCTGCGCCAACACCTGGTTGGTGAAAGAGTTGGACATCACATAACTGGGGTGACCCGTGGCACACCCCAGGTTGACCAGACGCCCTTCGGCCAGAATGATGATCCGCTTGCCATCGGGAAAGATGACATGATCCACCTGGGGTTTGATATTTTCCCAGGTCAGGTTGCGAACGCTGGCAATGTCGATTTCGGAATCGAAATGGCCAATGTTGCACACGATGGCCTGATTCTTCATCCGATCCATGTGCGCCCGGGTGATGATATCGACGTTGCCGGTGGCGGTGACAAAAATATCCCCCTGGGCCGCAACGTCGTCCATGGTCACCACGCGATAACCTTCCATGGTGGCCTGCAAGGCACAAATGGGG is a window of Magnetococcales bacterium DNA encoding:
- a CDS encoding CHASE domain-containing protein; amino-acid sequence: MQSTPDPWTLTHVIDMQAKNKILSENTWNPMIENKLSRTFDMSSKKITPWIVLTVGFMISCSAPILAYHYINLNNRENFRWASIELSKVIHHGANDEALHLLNDVGNIIELATPLNQAVFKKFCQHLSMRQDGLQFIAWVPHVRDQERVQFETQARTEIPGFLITSWEERHNKIPAATRTSYFPLHYLESLVDAELLPQGVDLGTNLDLWKIMQQAWDSEKVQVSGKIFLYAQKKGSVSIFFIKPLFRQGPSAATPTHRTTELAGFVMAAYNIGGWIEHLISNLIPRGIHFELIDETAPSDDRLLYFHRSRLFHHKNISSLDNLKKTGNLPHEVKKHLQITDRIWLFRAGMDQKATLINSENEMTLAWILFGFGLLATLITAHNSRKKIQSVIHQERYMTYKNVINKIHLITYQEISLEEQLDLALGEFLTIPWLFNQSKGGIFLVDAAGSALRLVAQRGLGAVLADLCATVPFGRCLCGRAIQKPDKILFVAHVDDQHDISHPDMMPHGHYVVPLLSGEEPLGVLTLYLDDGHVRNVEEESLLHGIGNALAALIQRKRSEDAIRLLNQDLERRVLERTSELHSSLVALKRTQERVIQSEKMAALGGLVAGVAHEIKTPVGSSFTVTTYLNEATQTMLRAYQANQIKRTQLGQFLSDLEEGLRIIILNLQRAGDLVQSFKMVAVDQASQDKRKFNVHNYIQDILLSIAPKLRKTRHAIHVQCPETLEIHNHPGALSQILTNLVHNSLIHAFENIEAGTITITVTEQDEQIKLTYADNGEGMDEESVKKVFDPFFTTKRGQGGSGLGMHIVYNLVTQTLQGTIQCVSAPNQGATFHILFPAQGEKTTVQEPLDKAI
- a CDS encoding aminoglycoside phosphotransferase family protein — encoded protein: MTSCTTCSTVEAIRLASALLGEPVELALPVAGGGNNRLFRVQGRAQKSYALKFYPRQEQDPRDRLGQEFAFLRFLHQQGVTGVPAALAMDPKNGCALYDWIDGVMIQAPGAGEMEAMLHFLERLHVWRHVPAAQQLVAASDSCFSPQAAVSQLGHRLARCREVAATEPALQTFLDEEFTPVSRQVLLLARQIPGYAQPLPLSARTLSPSDFGWHNALRRADGEVIFLDFEYAGWDDPVKLVADVLWHPGMDLPESLARQFLEGAKKIYDTSGAGGFGRRFDRLQPVFGLIWCLILLNEFLPERWQRRVLAGRTDAREEVLARQLSRARQRLERILDKS